The following proteins come from a genomic window of Mucinivorans hirudinis:
- a CDS encoding ABC transporter ATP-binding protein, with protein sequence MKFPHYFQLDSMDCGATCLRMVARFYGKGYPAAFFRERCHTTREGVSMLGISDAAEGVGFRTMGVKISFEQLCNEVNLPCIVHWNQNHFAVVYNIKRGKIYIADPAAGLLCYDKERFLKSWLSTSSEGSELTLTQGTALLLEPTPRFYEEEAPDESKLHFGHLLRYLTPYKRYIIQLFLGLLTGSLISLIFPFLTQSVVDTGIGNNDINIVIAILIAQVMLTLGQTANDLIKSWLMLHITTRISISLISDFLGKLMRLPIAFFDSKMVGDIMQRIGDHSRIQSFLTGSIISIAVAAITFVIYSGVMASYNLPILGVFVLGSALYVGWILIFLKRRRKLDYMRFQEAAANQSNIVQLINGMQDIKLNNCEKQKRWVWEGIQAKLYKISIKGLTLQQTQQVGGLFIDQSKNVFISFLAATAVINGEMTLGMMMAMQYIIGQLNAPLSQFIGFVQESQDAKISLERLNEIHSKDDEEPASKSKIREIPTGEDIVLRNVVFQYEGPNSEKVLNDVSLTIEAGKVTAIVGTSGSGKTTLLKLLLGFYEPASGEVLLGSVPLKMYSDTVWRGHCAAVMQEGYIFSDTIAGNIGVMDEVPNMKRVNKAVDIANIREFIESLPLRYNTKIGSDGHGLSTGQKQRLLIARAAYKEAEYIMFDEATNSLDANNERVIMDKLQGFFRGKTVVVVAHRLSTVRSADKIVVLEGGEVVEQGTHQELVASRGAYYELVRNQLELGT encoded by the coding sequence ATGAAATTCCCTCACTACTTTCAATTAGACTCTATGGATTGCGGCGCAACCTGCCTACGGATGGTTGCGCGGTTCTATGGCAAGGGTTATCCGGCGGCGTTTTTTCGGGAGCGGTGCCATACCACTCGCGAGGGGGTGTCGATGCTTGGCATTTCGGATGCGGCGGAGGGTGTGGGGTTTCGCACAATGGGGGTCAAAATATCTTTTGAGCAGCTCTGTAATGAGGTGAATCTGCCCTGCATCGTCCACTGGAATCAGAACCACTTTGCGGTGGTCTACAACATCAAGCGCGGTAAGATTTACATTGCCGACCCTGCGGCGGGACTTCTCTGCTACGACAAGGAGCGGTTTTTGAAGAGTTGGTTATCTACCTCCTCCGAGGGCAGCGAACTGACCCTCACTCAGGGCACTGCACTGCTATTGGAGCCTACTCCGAGGTTCTACGAAGAGGAGGCTCCGGATGAGAGCAAGCTCCACTTCGGACATCTGCTGCGATACCTCACTCCCTATAAACGCTATATCATTCAGTTGTTTCTGGGTCTGCTTACGGGCAGCCTTATAAGCCTGATTTTTCCGTTTCTGACGCAGTCGGTGGTGGATACGGGTATCGGCAATAACGACATCAATATCGTTATAGCGATTCTTATTGCGCAGGTTATGCTGACGCTGGGACAGACGGCTAACGACCTGATTAAGAGCTGGCTGATGCTGCATATCACCACCCGCATCAGCATATCTTTGATTTCGGATTTCTTGGGCAAGTTGATGCGGTTGCCTATAGCCTTTTTCGATTCAAAGATGGTAGGCGATATTATGCAGCGCATCGGCGACCATAGCCGCATCCAATCTTTTCTGACGGGTTCGATAATCAGCATTGCCGTTGCGGCAATTACTTTTGTGATATACTCGGGTGTTATGGCGAGCTACAACCTGCCGATTTTGGGGGTGTTTGTCTTGGGGAGTGCTTTGTATGTAGGTTGGATTTTGATTTTTTTGAAGCGTCGCCGCAAGTTGGATTATATGCGTTTTCAGGAGGCGGCAGCCAACCAGAGCAATATCGTTCAGTTGATAAACGGTATGCAGGATATTAAGCTCAACAACTGCGAGAAGCAGAAGCGTTGGGTGTGGGAGGGTATCCAAGCGAAGCTCTATAAAATCAGCATCAAGGGTCTCACCCTGCAACAGACCCAGCAGGTGGGGGGTCTCTTTATCGACCAGAGCAAAAACGTCTTTATCTCATTTTTGGCTGCTACGGCTGTGATTAACGGCGAGATGACCTTGGGTATGATGATGGCGATGCAGTATATCATCGGGCAGTTGAATGCTCCGTTGTCTCAGTTTATCGGCTTTGTTCAGGAGAGTCAGGATGCAAAAATAAGTTTGGAGCGTCTGAACGAAATCCACAGCAAGGATGATGAAGAGCCGGCATCGAAGAGTAAAATCCGTGAGATTCCCACGGGTGAAGATATAGTTTTGAGGAACGTTGTTTTTCAATACGAGGGTCCCAACTCAGAAAAGGTTTTGAACGATGTCTCCCTGACCATTGAAGCGGGCAAGGTTACAGCTATTGTGGGCACGAGCGGCAGCGGTAAGACGACACTGCTAAAGCTGTTGCTTGGGTTTTATGAGCCTGCTTCGGGAGAGGTTTTGTTAGGTTCAGTGCCTCTGAAAATGTACAGCGACACTGTTTGGCGGGGTCATTGTGCTGCGGTGATGCAGGAGGGTTATATCTTTTCGGACACTATTGCGGGCAATATCGGGGTGATGGACGAGGTTCCCAATATGAAGCGGGTGAACAAGGCTGTGGATATTGCCAACATCAGGGAGTTTATCGAGTCGTTGCCACTACGTTACAACACGAAGATAGGTTCGGACGGACACGGGCTGAGCACGGGTCAGAAGCAGCGTTTGTTGATAGCTCGTGCGGCGTACAAGGAGGCTGAGTATATAATGTTCGACGAGGCTACCAATTCGTTGGATGCCAACAATGAGCGTGTGATAATGGATAAGTTGCAGGGTTTCTTTCGGGGGAAGACTGTTGTTGTTGTGGCGCATAGGTTGAGCACTGTTCGTAGTGCGGACAAGATAGTAGTTTTGGAGGGCGGTGAGGTTGTTGAGCAGGGGACTCATCAGGAGCTTGTTGCGAGCAGGGGGGCTTATTATGAGCTGGTGAGGAATCAATTAGAATTAGGAACTTAA
- a CDS encoding Glycosyltransferase — MLMNILSLYISLDSKIIYHDNGNNLLSKGFIDINKHQSQFVHTLHFIPINADISKHPTLGSFGSIIYVTKYAQEYLAQKKHYIERVIYNGVREVIIDKTKKTLRLKYGFNDSEILILYVGRIEESKGITFLAKLFSEMGLENARLVIVGSGAYDLVFEKIEANHSKITFLGNIDNQEVHNLMAACDIGVIPSLNEQCSYVALEMMSHGMAIIASEVRGMGELFMGRDIALTVPVDYTDDIPTLDTDVLKQHIITFAGDVGLRKRLGANARREWAEHYTAERMARETFEVYKELAAQF, encoded by the coding sequence TTGTTGATGAATATTTTATCATTGTATATATCATTGGATTCTAAGATAATTTACCACGACAATGGAAATAATCTTCTTTCAAAAGGCTTTATTGATATTAACAAGCATCAATCGCAATTTGTCCATACACTGCATTTTATTCCTATTAATGCCGACATTTCTAAACATCCAACTTTGGGGAGTTTTGGTTCGATAATTTATGTTACAAAATATGCTCAAGAATATTTGGCACAGAAAAAACATTATATTGAAAGGGTGATTTATAATGGTGTTCGAGAGGTTATTATTGATAAAACCAAAAAGACTCTGCGGTTGAAATATGGGTTTAATGACAGCGAGATATTGATACTGTATGTTGGCAGGATTGAGGAGAGTAAAGGAATCACCTTTCTTGCCAAGTTGTTCAGTGAGATGGGCTTAGAGAATGCAAGGCTTGTGATTGTCGGTAGCGGAGCTTATGATTTGGTCTTTGAGAAGATAGAGGCAAACCATTCAAAGATAACATTTTTGGGGAATATAGATAACCAAGAGGTTCACAACCTGATGGCGGCGTGCGATATTGGGGTTATTCCGTCGCTCAATGAGCAGTGCAGTTATGTGGCTTTGGAGATGATGAGCCACGGAATGGCGATTATCGCTTCTGAGGTCAGAGGTATGGGAGAGTTGTTTATGGGCAGAGATATTGCACTGACCGTGCCGGTTGATTATACAGACGATATACCCACGCTTGATACCGACGTGTTAAAACAACACATAATCACCTTTGCCGGCGATGTTGGGTTACGTAAACGTTTGGGTGCGAATGCCCGTCGTGAGTGGGCGGAGCATTACACTGCCGAACGGATGGCACGGGAGACTTTTGAAGTTTACAAAGAGTTAGCAGCACAATTTTAG